The region CCATGCGCAAATGCCCGGATCTGGTGGTTGTCCCGTCCCGATTTGATTTTTACATTAAATGCTCCCGGCGCATGATGGAGCTTTTGGAGGAATACACGCCGGACCATGAAAAATTCAGTATCGATGAGATTTTTCTGGACATGACCAGCACCATCCATCTCTTTGGCAGCCCCCTGGAGGTAGCCAATGAGATTCGGGAACGGATCAGGAAGGATCTGGGATTTACGGTGAATATCGGAATCTCCACCAATAAGCTTCTGGCTAAGATGGCCTCTGACTTTGAGAAACCGGATAAATGCCATACCCTGTTTCCCCGGGAGGTGGCTGATAAGATGTGGCCCCTGCCTATACGGGAGTTATTTTTTGTGGGAGGTGCTGCACAGAGGAAAATGGAAAACCTGGGGCTGCATACCATCGGACAGCTGGCATGCTGCAACCTGGGGGTGCTTAAGTCCCACCTGGGCGAGAAATATGCTGTCCTCATCCGACAGTACGCCAATGGCATTGATGATGATCCTGTGGCTGAAAAGGAACCTGTCAATAAGGCGTATGGCAACAGCATCACCCTTTCCAGGGATATATCTGACTATGAAAGCGCCTGCCAGGTCCTGCTCTCCCTCTGTGAAACCGTAGGCGCCAGGCTGAGGGCGGACCATGTGCTGTGCAATAATGTCTGTGTGGAGCTGCGTGACTGGGAGTTTAAGAATCAGTCGCACCAGATGGTCATACCGGAACCAACGGATTCCACCTCCGTGATTTATGAATATTCCTGCCGTCTGCTGAAGGAATCCTGGCACATGACGCCGCTGCGGCTCATGGGTGTGCGGGCCGGTAAGATTTCCGATGACGGCTTCTCACAGATGAGCCTTTTTGACGACCCCGGACTTCAGAAGAAAAAGGATTTTGAAAAGGCAGTGGATGCCATACGCAGCAAATATGGAATAGACAGCGTAAAACGGGCCAGCTTCCTGCGAAAGGACGCCATCGTGGACCACGCTGCCAGCAAGAAAAAACATTTGAATTAACAAATTTTCCGGGCAGTTGACGGGATTCTATACAGAAAACAGAGTTGAGGGACGGACATGAGACGGAGAGAGCTATGCTATACCATTAGAGACAGGGAGGATGGAATTGTCCTTGGACAGTTTTTAAAGGCAAAGGGATTTTCCCACAGGCTGGCGGCGCGCATTAAGGCCGGCCGGGGACTTGCGGTGGACGGAATGCCGGCGCACGCAGGTTACCGGCTTAAGGCCGGGGAGACAGTGGAGGTGGCGCTGCCTGAGGAGGAGGATTCCGGGAATATCGTGCCGGTAAAGCTTCCTCTTTCCATTGTGTATGAGGACGAGGATATACTGGTAATCAATAAAGATGCTGGCGTGCCCATCCACCCTTCCCAGGGTCACTATGACAATACCCTGGCCAATGCTGTCTCCTGGTATTTCCGTGAAAAGGGGGAGGCTTTTACTTACCGGGTCATCAACCGGCTGGACAGGGATACCACCGGGCTGCTTATCCTGGCCAGACATATGCTCAGCGCCTGTATCTTATCGGAACAAATGGCCGGACGCAGAATCAGGCGGGAGTACAGAGCCATTGTACTTGGGCATACACCGGAGGAAGGCACGGTTGACAGCCCCATTGCCAGGGCAGAGGGCTCCACCATTGAGCGCCGGGTGGACCCGGAGGCAGGCGAAAGGGCGGTCACCCATTACCGTACCCTGCTCTACAATGAAAAAAAGGACCTGTCTCTGGTAAGTCTCAGCCTGGAAACAGGCAGGACGCATCAGATACGGGTCCACATGAGGTCCATAGGGCATCCCCTTCCCGGAGACTTCCTATACTGCCCGGATTACCGGTATATCGGCCGTCAGCCCCTCCACTCTTATCTCCTCAGGTTTGAACATCCTATTTCAGGGAAGGAGATGGAATTCACAGCCGGGCTGCCCGAAGATATGGAACGGCTCCTGCCGCCAGGCACCTGACGGATTTTAATTCCGCCGCAGCCCCTTGGGATAATGGTTTTTGAGCATGCCTCCCGCATACTTGGCCCAGCCCAGGCTGAAACCGCCGGTGCAGACTAACACCCAGCCTTTCAGGCGTCCCTTAAATATTCCCGCCTCCTCGCTGAGAGCTTCACCTTTCAGGTACCGGATTACGCTGTCTCCGGAGGGGGACAGTTCCCAGGAGCATTGCGCCTCCTCTTTCCTGAGCGCCAGGGCCAGGGCATGGGAGGGCTCAAAACGGTTCTTTTTAAGGGTGCCCATATGAAGCCCCGGCCGGAGTATCTTAAGTCCCTTCATGTCCGGCATATCGGCCGGCATCAGATACAACTGTTCCCCGAACAGAACATATTCCTTCCTCTCCAGGAAGGTGTCCGGTTCTGTCAGAGTGTCCCGGATAAAGGGTTCATAATCCCTGAACGCTTCTTTTCTCTTTCTGCTGTCCAGATACAGCCTGTCCCGGCTTTCTGTCTTTGCCGCATTTTCCGGATCCCCCTCCTTTCTCAAGACAGCCATGAAATGACCCTCTCCCTCCAGGATGTGGGGCATGATGCGAAGGGTCCTCTCCAGGCCCCAGCCTTCCGCCTCCGGCCCTGCCCACTGAGGCTTTCCTTTCGTAAAGCCAGGATAGGCAGGCACCTGTTCCACGCAGAATTCAGGATGGCGTCTCAGAAAGGCCAGAACCGTACCCTCATTCTCCTCCGGGGCAAAGGTACAGGTGGAATATACCATTCTGCCCCCGGGTGCCAGCATGGCGGCTGCGTGGTCCAGTATCTCGCCCTGACGGGCGGCGCACATCTTCACATGTTCCTCACTCCACTGGCTTCTGGCTTCCTCATCCTTGCGGAACATTCCTTCACCTGAACAGGGGGCATCCACCACGATTTTGTGGAAAAAACGGTCGAATGTCCCGGACAGGCTTTGGGCGTCTTCATTGGACACCACTGCGTTTCGCACACCCATCCGCTCCATATTCTGGGAAAGTATCCTGGCCCTGGCCGGATGAATCTCATTGGACAGAAGAAAGCCGGTTCCCTTCATCCTGGAAGCGATGTGGCTGGACTTTCCTCCCGGCGCAGCGCACAAATCCAGCACACGCTCTCCCGGCCCGGGGTTCAATAATTCCACCACGGCCATGGCGCTGGGCTCCTGGATATAGTAAAGTCCCGCCTCATGATATGGATGCTTTCCGGGCCTGTTATCCCCGGAATAATAATATCCTTCCTTCACCCACGGAATCCGCTCAAGGGTAAATCCGGTTTCCTGCCTGACCCGTTCCGCTGCTTCTGCGGCGCCGGTCTCTTCCCAGGTCCCTTTGTCTTTCCCGTCTTTTCCGCTTCCGGCTGCGTCCCCCCTTCCATCCGGGAACTTGAGACTGTTAAACCTCAATCCCTGGACCCTTTCCTTGTCATAGCTGGCCGCAAAGGCCGGATATTCTTCTCCCAATAATGCTCTCATCCGCTCTTCAAATCGTACCGGTAAATCTGTCATACTGTCCTGTTTCCCATCCTTATTGATATTCTGCCTGCCCGCGGCACATAAAATAAATGAGCTGCTGCATCCATGATACAGCAACCCACTTCATCCTTCAATCCTTTATACCGGATTACAGTATTATCTTGTAATCATCTCCGCCTTCGCCGTTCACCACATAGTAGGCTGCGCCTTCGTTTGCCACAATATACAGATCAATGGTCTTTATCTCAACGCCCCTGTGTGCTTTCTTGAATGCCTTCACAGCCTGGTCCAGCACATCCTTTGCCACAAGGTCCTTGCCGTCAAACTGGAAATGTACGGCTGCCTTTGGCTCTGCTGCCTTTCTGGCAGGTGCCTTCTTCACGGTCTCTTTCTTAGCTGCTGCTTTGGGGGCTGTCTCCTTCTTAGCTTCCGCCTTTGGAGCCGCCTCCTTCTTCACTGTCTCCTTTGGAGCCGCTGCCTTCTTGGCTGTTGTCTTAGAAGCTGTTTTCCTGGCTGTCGTCTTTTTAGCCGGAGCTGCCTTTGCTTCCTTCTCAACAGGAGCTGCTTCTGCCTTCACCGGAACTGCTGCCTCTGCCTTTGCTTCTACTTTCTCCGGAACTGCTGGTTTTGCTTCTGCCTTGGCCTCTGCCGGCTGTGCTGCCTGTGCTGCTGCCTTTACAGTTGCCTTAACATCTTTCTTTTCTACCATAGTCCATATCCTCCCTAATTTTGAATAATGGCTTTACGAGTAATCCCCAGATGCATTAAGGGCATTATAAAATGGTTTTTTCCATTTGTCAATAAATTCACTTGAAAAATCGACTGCCTCCTGCAAAAATCCTTATGGTTTGGCCCTTACACGGCAAGTTTTGTCAGCTGACGCCCGGTCCGGCTGATGAGCCGGACTGTGGGGTCTGAAAGGCCGGGCCGTACCCTTCTGTGGTTCCGGACGACGGCTGTGTCTGGGCGGGTGCTGCCGTTGTCTGATCCGCAGGCTGTATAATAACCTGAGGCTGTGATGGCTGCGGTGATGTTTCAGGTGGTACCGCCTCTGAGGGCAATGTCTCCGGCGGCAGTGACTCCGGCGGAACGGGCGGATTCGCCGGAGGTGCCTGTGTGGGCGCAGGCGCCGTCTGTGCAGGCGCCGTTGTCTCCTGGGGCGCCCTGCCGGAGGACTGGCTGGATTTCTTACTCTCTGTTCCCGGAAGGTCATAACAGATAACAGGCATGCCCGTATATACATTTTCAAAAAGCTCTTTGGCCTTGTCATAGGGCATGTTCACGCAGCCGTGGGACCCGCCGCTCTTATAGATGGAGCCGCCGAAGCTGGACCGCCAGCTGGCGTCGTGGAAACCAATGCCTCCGTTAAAGGGCATCCAGAACTTCACCGGGCTGGCATATCCCTCCCCCTTCAGCACCGCGTCCCTCTGCTTGTATGTAATGGAGAAAATCCCCGGAGGCGTGGTATGGCCCCTGGAAACATTGCCGGAGACAAAGTCAGACTCCAGCACCTTTTGCCCGTCTTTGTAAAAAATCAGGTGCTGGGCTGTCAGGTTTACCTCCGCATACGTACTGCCGTAATCCGGCCCGTCATGGCTCGCGGCTGTCTGCAAATACACAGGTTCCCTGGTAACGCTCTCTCCTGCCTCCAGAATCCCCAATAGTTCTTTGGTCTCCTCGGACTGGTTGATCCTCCAGCCGTAAAAACCGGATACCTCCACATTCTGCCCGTAGCTGGTGGCAAAGGACCGCCTCTTGTATGCCGTGTTATGCCTGGAAGCCAGGCTCTTTACATAGGCTGCGGCCCGGTCCGGGTCAATGGAAACCTGTTCCCCGTCAGACACAAGCCACTCATGTATCTCATCCCCGTCCAGTACCTCTGTCTTACTGCCGAAGGTGTAGGTCACAGTCATGTTCACATAGCGGTTCCTGGCATCCCTGGCCGCTGCCAGAGAGGTATTGTCGCTGCGGATGGACGGAGCCTTGTAGCAGCCCAGCGCGTCCAGGTCTAATTCCGGGGCAAGACTGGATATGGCCTGCTCTACCTGGGCCCTGACCTTATCCATATCAAGTGTGGTTCCTTCTGTCTCCGGCACAATGGAATATCCCTGGCCGCTCACATAGTCTGACAGGTAAGCGTCCGAGGGCAGAACGGCCTTGCCGCTGTCAAAACAGGACAGGCCATTAAGTGTCTGTGCCAGAGCGTCATCATCATAGGCAATCATGGTCTTTATATCGTAGGATGGGCCCTTAAGCAGGTATCTGGGCCAGCGGAAAGGACTCTGCTGGCGTATGATTTCCTCCAGACTTCCGTCAAACACAGTGTGAAGGCCGATTTTCTCACCGGTGACCGTCTCCTGTTTCTCTTCACGCAGCTTAAGTACAAGACCGTAACCGTTTACTCCGGAGGCTATGAGTTCCTTCACTTCCTCCGCGGTCTTCCCTGACACGTCCGTCCCGTTAATAACTGTATGGGGAAAATATGTATTCCTGTAACCCTGGGCTTTGTACACATAGACTCCAACCAGTACAATACCGGCCAGAATCAGAATCAGGGCAGCTGCCTTCCAGCTCAGGATTTTATCAAAAGGACCTTTTCCCTGTGTATCCAAGGTTCCCTGACCGTCATTTTGCGGATGTCCGTCACCCGTTCTGTTTTCGCCTGCCCCTCCGGTTTCCTGTATCCTATTCTCATGTACCCTGCGCTCCTGCGCCCTGCTATCTGCCAGCTCCTTCTGGCGCTGTTTGAAAGCCTCCCTGCTTCGGCTTCGGCGGGGACGCCTTGCCTCGCTGCGGGCAGGTACAGATTCTGCCTTATTTTTTTCTTCCCTCATGCACCTTTACCTTTCTATGTCTTCCAACAGTCTCCCCACCTGACTCTCCCCATATACTCTAATCCCATGTTCCTTCAGACATGCGGCGCAGACACCGTCCCCCTCAGTAAGGGTGCCGGTAAATGTGCCGTCATAGACCTGCCCGCTTCCGCAGGAAGGGCTCCTCTCCTTTAGTATAGCTGCCTGGCAGCCGTACAGCTGTGCCAGCTTAAGCACTTCCCCGGCGCCTTTTTCATATGCTGCCGTGACATCCCCGCCATCCCTTGTAATGACTCCTGTCCCCACCCGTTCCGCCGGTATCCTGGGCGTGGCCAGGCCGCCCAGGATTTCAGGACATACCGGAATCAGGTGATGTCTGCTTAAAAGTTCCTCTGCCTGGGGAATGAGCACGCCGCGGCCGTTATATCTGCATTCCACCCCCAGCAAACAGGCGCTTACCAGTATATTCATATTCCTCTTCCTTCCTTTTATGTATGTTTTCGGCTGACTGCCGCAAACTGCCCAATCAAAACAGCCTGCGGTTATCCTTCAGCACCTTTCCGCTTAACAGGATAAACGTTGTGGACGCGGCTGCGCAGGCCGTAATATCCGATATGGGCTCAGAATAAAACACAGCCTCCACCCCAAAATAACGTGGCAGCAAAATCATTCCCAGGAAATAGACCGACTTCCTGAACATGGACAGGCTGATGGCCACCTTTGCGATTCCCATACCTGTAAATCCGTCTACCACCGTATATTCCACAGCCAGAGGGATGATACACAATGTAAATATCCGGATTGCCCACTCCGTCACCTGGACATAGGACATTTCCCTTGTAAATATCCTGACAAAATATCCCGGTCCCGCCTGTGCAATAATGAACATGACAGTTGTAAAGGCAACCGATAAAAGCAGTACATGCTTTTCCGCCTTCCGTATCCTGTCAGCACGGCCCGCACCATAATTATACCCCATTACGGTCTGTGTTCCACCGGTAATTCCTCCCAGCGGCATGGTAATAATCAGCATAAAGCTCTGCACAATGGTATTGCAGGTAAGGAGCATGCCGCTTCTCTCTGGTCCCCCATAGCTGCTTATAACCATGTTCATGATAATGATGAGCAGGCTGTCCGAGGCAATGATCAAAAACGGGGACAAGCCCACCAAAAGCACCTGCTTCATGGTTTTCCACCTGTACCCGCCAAAAGTAATCCGCACCAGGGGACGCTTTCCGAACAGAAACAGCAGCACATAGATACAGGAGGCCATCTGTGACAGCACGGTTGCAATGGCAGCTCCCCTGACCCCCATGTTCATGCCAAAGATGAACACCGGGTCCAGCACGATGTTGCTCACAGCGCCCAGCACCACTGACTTCATGCCCACCGTGGCAAATCCCTGGCATATGATGAACTGGTTCATGCCTGCTGAGAGCAAAGCAAATGCAGTGCCTGTCAGATACCAGCTCATGTACTGGTTGGCATAGGGAAATATAGCCGGTCCCGCACCGAAGAATACCAGAAGCTGATCCTTAAACAGATAGGACACCGTCATAATAATAAGGGCCATACCTGTCAGAAGGGCGAAGCAGTTGGCCACCATCTGGGCGGCAGCCCTCTCATTTTTCTGTCCCAGACGGATACTCATGAGAGGCGCTCCTCCCACTCCAATCCAACTGGCAAACGATGATATCAGGGTGACCACGGGGCCGCATATTCCCACGCCGGCCAGGGCCAGGGCGCCGATTTCCGGAATATTTCCGATGTACATACGGTCCACGATGCTGTACATCACATTCACAAATTGAGCCAGCATGGAAGGAAATGCCAGCCTCCACACCAGCCCTCTGACTTTATCTGTATCCAGATTATTCTCCACTTTCAACTCCGTCTTCTCCTGATTAGATTTTATTTCCTTTTACCTCAATAGCCGGAACCTCATACCTCTTTACGGCGGAACCGCTCTATGTCCCCCGCAAGGACAGCAAGACTGTCCGTAATGCCTTTAAAGGCTCCGTAATGATACAGATTCACAAACAGCAGGCCGATGGGCACGGCCAGAATCATTCCCGCGATTCCGTCCGTCTTAAATCCCAGATACAATAAAAACAGCGTGAGAAGGGGAGGCAGACCCATACTGTCACCCACCAGCTTTGGCTGCACAATCTGCCTTGTCACCTGTGTCAATACATAAATCAGCAGCAGGCCCGCGGCAAAGGCGTATTCGCCTCCCAAAAGCTTAATAAGCCCCCATGGAAGAAGGGCTGTACCTGTTCCGAATACCGGCAGAAAATCCAGGAACGCGATGAGAAACGCCCACAGCGGGCCGTAACCAACTCCCAGCATTATAAACCCCGCCGTAAGTATCAGCCATACCACTGCCATAATCTTAAACTGGGCCATGAAATAACCGCCTATAAGATGGCGCACCTCCCCCTTCAGGTACAGTCCGTAATGGCCTGCCCATTGGGGCATATGGGCTTTTATGGCTGCCAGGATGCGGTCCCTGTCCACGATAAAGAAATAGGCAGACAGGATGGTGACCACGGTGTAGACCAGCATGGCCGGAAGGCTTTTTGCCACGGTTCCCGCCGCCTCCACGGTAGGGGAGGCAATCTTTTCCACAACCGTCCCCATATAGCTTCCCAGATTGTTTCCAAACTGGGCCCAGCTCTGCTGTATGCTGTCGGGCATGAAATCAAACAGATGCTCCAGCTGCTCCATGCTGCGTGCCACATCCCCCTCAATACCGGCATAAAGTCCGGGAAGGTCCAGAATGAACTGGCGCAGCAGGACAAAGGTCCTTGACACCAGCAGGTATAAGAGTCCGATGACAAGAGCCAGGGCAGCCGCCACAATGACAATGGAGCTGTGCCTTCGCACCAGCTTCACCCGGCGCTCCAGAAAACGCACCAGGGGATTGGCTATCATGGCGATAACCCAGCCTATGACAAAGGGCATGAAAAACCTCAAAAGCTTAGGTCCCAGCAGGCAGATTAACAGCCAGCCCGTCAACGGGATTATAATATTAAGTATAAGACGAAGATAATGCTTCCAGCCTGTTTCTTCCATCATATCCATCTCTCCTGACTGCTTTTTCCGTTACTCTGAATCCCCGGCAGGCTTCCACTCCTTCAGATACTGTTCCAGGAACCGGAACAAAACATCCATCTCCTCATCCGTTCCAATGCTGACCCGAAGGCTGTTGTCCAGCCTGGGCGCATTGAAATAGCGCACATAAATCCGCTCCTTCTTCAGCGCGTCGAATATGGCCCTGGCCGGAACCCGTTCATGGGTGGCCAGAATAAAATTTGTCATGGAATCCGGGAATGTAAATCCAAGTTCTGCAAACCGTTTCTTGGCGCGCTCCCTGGTATCCATGATTTTCGCCCTGATCTCCTCAAAATATGCCCTGTCCTTTACAGCCTGGGTACCCGCGAGCTGGGACGGCAGGTTCATGGTATAGGAGTTATAGGAATATTTAACATCATTCAGCGCTTTAATCAATACAGGGCTTCCCAGTGCAAAGCCAATACGCACCCCTGCCATGGAACGTGACTTGCTGAAGGTCTGGACTACCAGCAGGTTGTCATACCCGGACAAAAGCTCCCTGGCAGAGGGGCCTGCAAAGTCGATGTATGCCTCATCCACGATTACAATAACATCCTGGTTGGCTTTTACAATTTCCTCTACCTGGTCCAGAGGCATATAGACGCCTGTGGGCGCATTAGGGTTTGGAAATATGATTCCCCCATTTTCCCCTTTATAATCCAGGGGACGGATAGCCATATTTTCGTCCAGCGCCGGCGTCTCATAGGAAATCCGGTATAAATCCGCCCAAACCTTGTAAAAGGAATAGGTGATATCCGGAAACAGCACCGGCTTTTGGGAGTTAAAAAAGGTCAGGAAGGACATGGCTATGACATCGTCAGATCCAACCCCCACAAACACCTGGTCCTCCCCCACCCCGTAGTATTCCGCCAGGGCCTTTACAAGCTCTGCGGATGACGGATCAGGGTACTTGCGCAGCCGGTCCACGTCCATTTCCTTCAGAGCCCTTTCCACGCCCGGCGCAGGCGGATAGGGGTTTTCGTTGGTATTCAGTTTAATCAGTTTATCGCCTGCCGGCTGGTCCCCCGGTACATAGGGAACTACCCGGCGTATATTCATTTCCCATGGTCTCATATCTGCTCTCCTCCAGAATTTTCCCGCTCTCCGGCTGTTTATTTTTTGAGGCCGTAGTCCGCGGCCGCCTTTGCGAAGGCAGGAAGGGAGCGTTCGATCTGCTCATAGGACACACAGTAGGATATCCGCACATAGCCGGGGCAAGCGAAGGAGGTTCCGGGAACCACCAGGATATTGTATTTCTTACAATTCTCACAGAATTTCTTTTCATCGGCCTCCGGAGACTTTACGAAAAGATAAAATGCGCCCTGGGGCTTAATACACTCAAATCCCAGACCCTTAAGCCCGTTGTAGAGCAGGTTCCTGTTCCTGTCATACGCCTCCAGATTCACCTTGGCATCCAGGCAGCGCATGATGACTCTCTGCATCAGGGACGGGGCATTGACACAGCCCAGCACCCGGTTCGCGATGGTGGCCGCATCGAACACTTCCCCGCTGTCCTTTAAGGCATCGGGAATCACGAGATAGCCAATACGCTCTCCCGGCAGGGACAGAGACTTGCTGTAGGAGTAGCAGATAACGGTGTTGTCATAAACATTCGTCACATAGGGTACCTCCACGCCGTCGTAAGCCAGTTCCCTGTAAGGCTCGTCGGACAGCAGCACGATGGTTGTCCCCAGTTCCTTTTCCTTGGCCCGCATGATGTCAGCCATCTTTGTAAGGGTTTCCAGGGAGTACACCACTCCGGTGGGATTATTGGGGGTATTGATAATGACCGCCTTGGTCCTAGCATTAATCTTCTGCTCAAGCTCTGCCAGGTTGGGCTCAAAATCCGTTGTATCCGGTGAAATGACCACCAGGTTTCCATCGTAATTACGGACATAGTTGCCGTACTCCACAAAATAGGGGGCAAATGCAATGACCTCATCCCCCGGATTCAGCAGGGTCTTTAAAATCACATTCAGGCCGCTGGCCGCCCCCACGGTCATCAGGATATTGTTCTTGTGAAACCGCGTGCCGAAGCGCTTATTTAATGATTCAGCCACAGCCTGTCTTACATCCTCATAGCCCGCGTTGCTCATATAACCATGGACAAAGGTGGACTCTTCTTCCTTCAGGATATCACAGATTGCCAGGTTCACCTCCGCCGGAGCCGGCACATTGGGATTGCCCAGACTGAAATCATACACATTCTCCGCACCGTGGATGGAAGCCAGACGCTTACCCTCCTCAAACATGGCCCGGATGGCGGAATTATTATTGACCAATGGTTTCATTTTCTCCGATATCATACTTATGTCCTCTCTTTCTCCCTGATGGCAGACCTTACTTTGTTTTACATAAACTGGATGGTCCATCTGTTGATATGATTGTAGCTTTATGGGGGAGGATTGTCAATAGGGGGATTTGGCTGTAATAGGTATGGTGAGAAATCCCAGGACTGCATCCCGGATGACCCACACCAAGAAGCACAAACAACAGCCAGCCGTCAAAGCAGGGAGCCGCCGATTTGGGTGTTGGTGAGTCCCATGGCGCACCAAGGCGTTATTGGGATTAACTGGGTATTTATTGCATTTTTTACTTTTCCATTTTGGGATTTTGGGATATAATAAGCTATGATTAACCATGTAAGAAAAGCATCAGAAGGGAGAGTTAAAACATATGCCGGCAAACACGGGGGACGCTGTCCCTGCGGATTCCGGAACGCCTTGATGCCGGCTGAAAATCCCGGTATTACCATCATTGCCTGACAAATAATATAGACAAAAGATTAACAGAAAGGCGGAACATCATGAATGTATTTGATATCCTGGGGCCGGTGATGATTGGCCCTTCCAGTTCCCACACGGCAGGGGCTGCCAGAATCGGCAGGATAACCCTGGCTCTGCTGGGAGCGCCGGCCGTAAAGGCGGACATTTTCCTCCACGGCTCTTTCGCAAAGACCTATAAGGGCCACGGCACGGACAAGGCCCTCATTGCCGGTATCATGGGAATGGCCACGGACGACAGCCGTATACGCAGGGCGCCGGAGCTGGCAAGAGAGCAGGGGTTGGAAGTAAACATTGCCACAGGCGACATCGACGGGGCCCATCCCAATACGGCCAGAGTCACCCTGACCGACGCTGCGGGCAGCACGGTCTCCCTTTTGGGAAGCAGCATCGGCGGCGGAAATATACTTGTAAAGGAAGTCAACGGCATGGAGGTATCCATCACAGGACAGCACACCACCCTGATTGTGCTCCACCGCGACGCGCCCGGCACCATTGCGGCTGTCACGGAGGTCATGGCCGACGCAGGGGTGAATATCTGCAACTTCCGTCTGTCCAGGCAGAGCCGGGGCGGCGAGGCCGTGATGACCATTGAGATTGACGGCAGTTTCGGACCGGAGCTGAACGAAAAAATCAAAGTGCTTCCCAACATTTTCTCCAGCACCATGCTTCAGCCCATATAGCTGATGAAACCTACAATTACAGGAGGATTTATATTTATGGAACCTGAATTCAATTACTCCTCAGTGGCATCCATCGTAACCGCCGCCGAAAAAAGCGGCCTTCCCATCTCTGCCATCGTCTTAAGGCAGCAGGCAGAACAGATGGAACAGACTGAGGAATCTATATATGAACACATGCGGAAAAATTACCAGGTCATGGCAGAGTGCATTGAGCCCGGCTGTAATAAAGACCTCAAAAGCACCAGCGGACTGACCGGCGGCAGCGCCTTTAAGATGCGCCAAATATCTGAAAGTGGAAAAAGCCTGACCGGTTCCTTTCTCTCCGGCGCCCTGTACCGGGCCCTGGCTGTCTCGGAGCTCAATGCGGCCATGGGACGGATTGTGGCAGCCCCCACAGCAGGAAGCTGCGGCATCCTTCCCGCCGCCCTGCTGACCATGCAGGAAGAAAAGCAGATTCCGGAAAGGGACTGTGTCATGTCCCTGTTCACCGCATCCGCCGTAGGCATGGTCATTGCCAACAATGCCTCCCTGGCAGGCGCCCAGGGCGGATGTCAGGCCGAGTGCGGTTCTGCCGCCGCCATGGCTGCCGCTGCCATCGTGGAACTGGCAGGCGGTACCCCGAAGATGGCGGAACATGCCATCGCCATTGCCATCAAAAACATACTGGGACTTGTATGCGATCCGGTAGCCGGACTGGTGGAGATTCCCTGTATCAAGCGCAACGCCTCCGGCGTGGCCGGCGCCTTTGTGGCGGCGGAGCTGGCCCTGGCCGGCATTGAAAGCGCAATCCCTGCCGACGAAGTCATCTGGACCATGAAGAAGGTGGGC is a window of Enterocloster clostridioformis DNA encoding:
- the sdaAA gene encoding L-serine ammonia-lyase, iron-sulfur-dependent, subunit alpha; protein product: MEPEFNYSSVASIVTAAEKSGLPISAIVLRQQAEQMEQTEESIYEHMRKNYQVMAECIEPGCNKDLKSTSGLTGGSAFKMRQISESGKSLTGSFLSGALYRALAVSELNAAMGRIVAAPTAGSCGILPAALLTMQEEKQIPERDCVMSLFTASAVGMVIANNASLAGAQGGCQAECGSAAAMAAAAIVELAGGTPKMAEHAIAIAIKNILGLVCDPVAGLVEIPCIKRNASGVAGAFVAAELALAGIESAIPADEVIWTMKKVGDAMSSTLKETAESGLAATPTGRRLHEHVFGTAREAHSGCSGCGGCSS